In Opitutus sp. ER46, the following are encoded in one genomic region:
- a CDS encoding hybrid sensor histidine kinase/response regulator produces the protein MTLPQPPDSSPANILVVDDTAANLHLLASMLKARGYRVRPVSSGEMALRAVEVQTPDLILLDITMPGMNGYEVCSRLKADPRWRDIPVLFISALSGTEDKIRSFQAGGIDYVGKPFQFEEVDARVRTHLELRRHQRELQESYARLKVTEELRDSLTHMIAHDMRSPLLALQMSMELLREMIPNPAPDAAQMMTTASRSVSQLIEMVSQMLDVSRMQAGTMELDRQPTELVSLTSDVLETLRPLSPERRIELSAPPKAYATCDASIIRRVLANLVANALKFTPAPGIVQVGIDLEPALVRVRVRDTGPGIAPEHHQRIFQKFGRVGTGNARLPGTGLGLTFSKMAVEAHGGQIGLTSVLGQGSTFWITLPTTPAEQRPTGA, from the coding sequence ATGACGCTGCCGCAGCCGCCCGATTCTTCTCCCGCCAACATCCTCGTCGTCGACGATACGGCGGCCAACCTGCACCTCCTCGCGAGCATGCTGAAGGCGCGCGGCTATCGCGTGCGCCCCGTCAGCAGCGGGGAGATGGCGCTGCGGGCGGTGGAGGTCCAGACGCCGGATCTCATCCTGCTCGATATCACGATGCCTGGGATGAACGGCTATGAGGTTTGCAGCCGGCTCAAGGCCGACCCGCGGTGGCGCGACATTCCCGTGCTCTTCATCAGCGCGCTGAGCGGGACGGAGGACAAGATTCGCTCGTTCCAGGCGGGCGGCATCGACTACGTGGGGAAGCCGTTTCAGTTCGAGGAGGTCGACGCGCGGGTGCGCACGCATCTCGAGCTGCGGCGGCACCAGCGTGAGCTGCAGGAGAGCTATGCCCGGCTCAAGGTCACCGAAGAACTGCGCGACAGCCTCACGCACATGATCGCGCACGACATGCGTTCGCCGCTGCTCGCGTTGCAGATGTCGATGGAACTGTTGCGGGAGATGATTCCCAACCCGGCTCCGGACGCCGCGCAGATGATGACGACGGCCAGCCGCAGCGTCTCGCAGTTGATCGAGATGGTCTCGCAGATGCTCGATGTCAGCCGGATGCAGGCGGGGACGATGGAACTGGACCGCCAGCCGACCGAGCTGGTTTCGCTCACATCCGACGTGTTGGAAACCCTGCGGCCGCTCTCGCCCGAGCGGCGGATCGAGTTGAGTGCGCCGCCCAAGGCGTACGCGACTTGTGATGCGAGCATCATCCGCCGCGTGCTGGCGAATCTCGTCGCGAACGCGCTGAAGTTCACCCCCGCGCCTGGGATCGTGCAGGTTGGAATTGATCTGGAACCGGCGCTGGTGCGGGTCCGCGTGCGCGACACGGGGCCGGGCATCGCACCCGAGCACCACCAGCGGATTTTTCAGAAGTTCGGCCGGGTCGGGACGGGGAACGCCCGGTTGCCCGGCACGGGGCTGGGGCTCACGTTCTCCAAGATGGCGGTCGAGGCGCACGGCGGTCAGATCGGGCTTACGAGCGTGCTGGGGCAGGGCAGCACCTTCTGGATTACGCTCCCCACCACCCCCGCGGAGCAGCGGCCGACGGGGGCGTAA
- a CDS encoding VOC family protein, which produces MRIEHAAIWCADLETLRRFYEAQFGAISGPRYDNPTKQFSSYFLRFTSGARLELMQRGDVTRRAEATVQGPAHLAFAVGAEDEVRATIERLRQAGVPVVGEPRRTGDGYFEAVVTDPEGNLIEIVAA; this is translated from the coding sequence ATGCGAATCGAACACGCGGCGATCTGGTGTGCCGACCTGGAAACGTTGCGCCGCTTCTATGAGGCCCAGTTTGGCGCCATCTCCGGTCCGCGGTACGACAATCCCACCAAGCAGTTCTCGTCGTACTTCCTGCGCTTCACGTCCGGCGCGCGACTCGAGCTGATGCAGCGGGGGGACGTCACCCGTCGCGCCGAGGCGACCGTGCAGGGCCCGGCGCACCTGGCTTTTGCCGTGGGCGCTGAGGATGAAGTCCGGGCGACGATCGAGCGTCTCCGGCAGGCCGGCGTACCGGTGGTGGGCGAGCCGCGCCGGACGGGCGACGGCTACTTCGAAGCGGTGGTGACAGATCCCGAGGGCAATCTCATCGAGATCGTGGCCGCCTAG